A part of Citrifermentans bremense genomic DNA contains:
- a CDS encoding enoyl ACP reductase FabMG family protein, whose amino-acid sequence MSRYNAMREIPATAGFKEGDVFFLCGELFGRGYANGIVDEARAKGMTIIGATVGRRDNDGTLRPLNAEELAAAEENLGGKIINIPLEAGFDMEPGSDGIAPVDRFKGVKPDDWASVKLDQAEVEFSKKRGTERFCKNLSAVVAELEKMLPAKGRLLVVHTMAGGIPRARVFMPILNKLFKGQGDRFLSSEAFWNSDMGRLCDASFNEVTADTFRYLIDATAGLRDKLEVTYAAYGYHGTGVLIDGVVTWQSYTPYLQGWAKIRLEDIAIEAWEKGIKATVYNCPEILTNSSALFLGVENSLYPLMDALRAEGEQKILKECEGLLKEGATVDTLLGIANTYLTSELVTSTRDFDSWPQHNKPQQQEYMLNVSAELISLNADPKEIVCAVLSKGVFQGVGKLMFDSSWEPKAPVFWLNHDVIAKTLAKM is encoded by the coding sequence ATGAGCAGGTACAATGCAATGCGGGAAATCCCCGCTACTGCCGGATTCAAGGAAGGGGACGTATTTTTTCTCTGCGGCGAGCTCTTCGGCCGCGGCTACGCCAACGGCATCGTCGACGAGGCGAGGGCCAAGGGGATGACCATCATCGGGGCAACCGTCGGCAGGCGCGACAACGACGGGACCCTGCGCCCGTTGAACGCCGAGGAACTCGCAGCGGCGGAAGAGAACCTGGGCGGCAAGATCATCAACATCCCGCTCGAGGCGGGCTTCGACATGGAGCCGGGGAGCGACGGCATCGCCCCGGTGGACAGGTTCAAAGGGGTGAAACCGGACGACTGGGCCTCGGTGAAACTGGACCAGGCAGAGGTTGAATTCTCCAAAAAGCGCGGCACCGAGCGCTTCTGCAAGAACCTTTCGGCGGTAGTCGCCGAGCTGGAGAAGATGCTCCCGGCCAAGGGAAGGCTTCTCGTGGTGCACACCATGGCGGGCGGCATCCCCAGGGCGCGCGTTTTCATGCCGATCCTCAACAAGCTCTTCAAGGGGCAGGGAGACCGCTTCCTCTCCTCCGAAGCGTTCTGGAACTCCGACATGGGGCGCCTTTGCGACGCGAGCTTCAACGAAGTGACCGCCGACACCTTCCGCTACCTGATCGACGCCACCGCTGGCCTCAGGGACAAGCTCGAAGTGACCTACGCGGCCTACGGCTACCACGGCACCGGCGTGCTCATCGACGGCGTCGTCACCTGGCAGTCCTACACCCCCTACCTGCAGGGTTGGGCGAAGATCCGCCTGGAAGACATCGCCATCGAGGCGTGGGAAAAAGGGATCAAGGCGACCGTCTACAACTGCCCCGAGATCCTCACCAACTCCAGCGCCCTCTTCCTGGGCGTCGAAAACTCCCTCTACCCGCTGATGGACGCGCTCAGGGCCGAAGGAGAGCAGAAGATCCTCAAGGAGTGCGAGGGGCTCTTGAAGGAAGGGGCAACGGTCGACACGCTGCTCGGCATCGCCAACACCTACCTCACCTCGGAGCTCGTCACCAGCACACGCGACTTCGACAGCTGGCCGCAGCACAACAAGCCGCAGCAGCAGGAGTACATGCTGAACGTGTCGGCTGAGCTGATCAGCCTGAACGCCGACCCGAAGGAGATCGTCTGCGCCGTCCTCTCCAAGGGTGTGTTCCAGGGCGTAGGGAAGCTGATGTTCGACAGCTCCTGGGAGCCCAAGGCCCCGGTGTTCTGGCTGAACCACGACGTGATCGCCAAGACGCTGGCGAAGATGTAG
- a CDS encoding hydrolase: MTLMERFFLEKESAQLVVVDVQEKLCRAMDEKVLAKLTGNISILLDAAAELGLPALATEQYVKGLGETIPVLKEKLPAASLEKMTFSCCGGEGFLEALEKNGRRQVILVGMETHVCVLQTALELLSRGYVVHLVCDAVMSRRKQNWEIAIKTMTAAGVVMTSTESVLFQLLRVAGTEEFKKLSKLVR, translated from the coding sequence ATGACCCTGATGGAGAGATTTTTTCTGGAAAAAGAAAGCGCGCAGCTAGTGGTGGTCGACGTGCAGGAGAAGCTCTGCCGGGCGATGGACGAGAAGGTGCTGGCAAAGCTCACCGGCAACATCTCCATTCTGCTGGATGCGGCGGCGGAGCTCGGCCTCCCGGCGCTCGCTACCGAGCAGTACGTGAAGGGGCTGGGCGAGACGATCCCGGTACTGAAGGAGAAACTCCCGGCGGCGAGCCTGGAGAAGATGACCTTCAGCTGCTGTGGCGGTGAGGGCTTTCTGGAGGCGTTGGAGAAAAACGGGCGGCGGCAGGTGATACTGGTCGGGATGGAGACCCACGTCTGCGTGCTGCAGACCGCGCTGGAGCTTTTGTCACGCGGTTACGTGGTGCATCTGGTCTGCGATGCGGTGATGAGCCGCCGCAAGCAGAACTGGGAGATCGCCATCAAGACCATGACGGCGGCAGGGGTGGTGATGACCTCGACCGAGTCGGTGCTCTTCCAGCTTTTGCGCGTGGCCGGCACCGAGGAGTTCAAGAAGCTCTCTAAACTCGTGCGCTGA
- the dusB gene encoding tRNA dihydrouridine synthase DusB: MQKTVALGPLVLKNQLFLAPMAGITNLPMRIISREGGASFAFTEMVSVNGLTREGRKSFDLLQSSAEDRPIGMQLFGDDPEMLAEAARLVEEYGELIDINMGCPVRKVVGTGAGSALMKDPLKVGRIVRSVRKATKLPLTIKIRTGWVCGDDTFMEVGRIAQEEGCDAVTLHPRSRAQMFEGKADWSRIGELKSALSIPVIGSGDLFSAADAVGMLTQTGCDAVMVARGAMGNPWIFREALSLLAGEEPVPPTVKERLAVSRRHLELFTEFAGGRVALMEMRKHLSWYSKGLPGAAQFRAAVNRIESTAELIGAMEEFFDA, translated from the coding sequence ATGCAAAAAACGGTGGCCCTCGGCCCACTTGTGTTGAAGAATCAGCTATTTCTGGCCCCGATGGCGGGCATCACCAATCTGCCGATGCGGATCATCTCCCGGGAGGGAGGGGCGTCGTTCGCCTTTACCGAGATGGTCAGCGTGAACGGCCTGACCCGCGAAGGGCGCAAGAGTTTCGACCTGTTGCAAAGCAGCGCCGAGGACCGCCCCATCGGGATGCAGCTTTTCGGCGACGACCCGGAGATGCTTGCCGAGGCTGCGCGCCTGGTGGAGGAGTACGGCGAGCTTATCGACATCAACATGGGATGTCCGGTGCGCAAGGTGGTGGGAACCGGCGCCGGAAGCGCGCTGATGAAGGACCCCCTGAAGGTGGGGCGCATCGTGAGAAGCGTGAGGAAGGCGACGAAGCTTCCCCTCACCATCAAGATCCGCACCGGCTGGGTCTGCGGCGACGACACCTTCATGGAAGTGGGGAGAATCGCCCAGGAGGAGGGGTGCGACGCAGTTACGCTGCACCCCAGGAGCCGCGCCCAGATGTTCGAGGGGAAGGCGGACTGGTCCCGGATCGGCGAGCTGAAGAGCGCGCTCAGCATCCCGGTGATCGGCAGCGGCGACCTCTTCAGCGCGGCCGACGCGGTGGGTATGCTGACCCAGACCGGGTGCGATGCCGTCATGGTCGCCCGCGGCGCCATGGGGAACCCCTGGATCTTCAGGGAGGCGCTCTCGCTTCTGGCCGGGGAGGAGCCGGTTCCGCCGACGGTGAAGGAGAGGCTCGCGGTCTCACGCAGACACTTGGAGCTTTTCACCGAGTTCGCAGGCGGGCGGGTGGCGCTCATGGAGATGCGCAAGCACCTCTCCTGGTACTCGAAGGGACTGCCGGGTGCGGCGCAGTTCCGCGCGGCCGTGAACCGAATCGAAAGTACCGCCGAATTGATCGGGGCCATGGAGGAGTTCTTCGATGCCTGA
- a CDS encoding sigma-54-dependent transcriptional regulator — MINNILVADDEESMRWVLSKALRKKGYNVELARDGNEALRLIQQNVYDLALLDIKMPGMTGLELLDRVKEERSDLFVVIMTAEASMKNAVEAMKRGAYDYLTKPFDLGVVDAVVEKVSRAREMTSQVSLLKEELKDRYQLEKTIIGNSPAMREVYKTIGKVAPSDVTVLVQGESGTGKELIARAIHYNSKRLGKPFIPLNCAAIPKELLESELFGFEKGAFTGATERKLGKFEQANGGTIFLDEIGDMPLDLQAKILRVLQEREITRTGGNQSIPVDVRVVAATNQDLEESVRNKQFREDLYYRLNVIPIQLVPLRERKEDVPLLVQYFLTKICAELEVPQKRCSADAMKLLTNYNWPGNIRELENTIKRGVILSPDPLLVASDFPGLRNRQSEGKGEELSLEGIVDLKLRGCFSNMEKMESGDVHAMVLEQVERPLIRFVLEKTRGNQVRAADILGINRNTLRKKITELGIELRKE, encoded by the coding sequence ATGATCAACAACATTCTGGTAGCCGACGACGAAGAGAGCATGCGCTGGGTCCTTTCCAAGGCGCTCAGGAAAAAGGGCTACAACGTGGAGCTTGCCCGCGACGGCAACGAGGCTCTCAGGCTGATCCAGCAAAACGTCTACGACCTGGCGCTTCTCGATATCAAGATGCCCGGGATGACGGGGCTGGAGCTGCTGGACCGGGTGAAGGAGGAGCGCAGCGACCTCTTCGTCGTGATCATGACCGCCGAGGCGAGCATGAAGAACGCGGTCGAGGCGATGAAGCGGGGCGCCTACGACTACCTGACCAAGCCTTTCGACCTGGGCGTTGTCGACGCGGTGGTCGAGAAGGTAAGCCGGGCGCGCGAGATGACGAGCCAGGTCTCGCTCCTCAAGGAGGAGCTGAAGGACCGCTACCAGCTGGAGAAGACCATCATCGGCAACTCGCCGGCCATGCGGGAGGTCTACAAGACCATCGGCAAGGTCGCGCCCAGCGACGTGACGGTGCTGGTGCAGGGGGAATCGGGAACGGGCAAGGAGTTGATAGCCCGCGCCATCCACTACAACTCGAAGCGCCTGGGCAAGCCCTTCATTCCGCTTAACTGCGCTGCCATCCCGAAGGAGCTCCTGGAGAGCGAACTCTTCGGCTTCGAGAAGGGGGCCTTCACCGGCGCCACCGAAAGGAAGCTCGGCAAGTTCGAACAGGCCAACGGCGGCACCATCTTCCTGGACGAGATCGGCGACATGCCGCTCGACCTGCAGGCGAAGATCCTGAGGGTGCTGCAGGAGCGGGAGATCACCAGGACCGGCGGGAACCAGAGCATACCGGTCGACGTCAGGGTGGTGGCCGCGACCAACCAGGACCTCGAGGAGAGCGTGCGCAACAAGCAGTTCCGCGAGGACCTCTACTATCGCCTGAACGTGATCCCCATCCAGCTGGTGCCGCTCAGGGAGAGGAAGGAGGACGTGCCGCTCCTGGTGCAGTACTTCCTCACCAAGATCTGCGCCGAGCTAGAGGTGCCGCAGAAGCGCTGCTCCGCAGACGCGATGAAGCTCCTCACCAACTACAACTGGCCGGGCAACATCCGCGAGCTGGAAAACACCATCAAAAGGGGCGTGATCCTCTCGCCGGACCCGCTTTTGGTCGCCTCCGATTTCCCCGGCCTGCGCAACCGCCAGAGCGAAGGGAAGGGGGAGGAGCTTTCCCTGGAGGGGATCGTCGACCTGAAACTGCGCGGCTGTTTCAGCAACATGGAGAAGATGGAGAGCGGCGACGTGCACGCCATGGTGCTGGAGCAGGTGGAGCGGCCGCTGATTCGCTTCGTCCTGGAGAAGACCCGCGGCAACCAGGTCCGCGCCGCCGACATCCTCGGCATCAACCGCAACACCCTGAGGAAAAAGATCACCGAGCTCGGGATCGAGCTGCGCAAGGAATAG
- the dnaB gene encoding replicative DNA helicase, translating to MNATDMRKLPPQSIEAEMSILGGILVDNEAINRVLEILVPDDLYRESHRKILRAMIELNERGEPCDLITMTTILRKKGELEEVGGGAYLATLVDFVPMAANISYYCKIVKEKWLTRKLISAATDIVSKGFEDKVDTEELLDAAQKVIFEISENKIRPAYYQVSDILKDTIKNIELLYEKKELVTGVPTGYTDLDKLTAGFHAGDLVIIAGRPAMGKTTFALNVAQYAAIDADQAYPAAVFSLEMPKEQLVERLLCSVAKVDLSRLRSGHLVENDWPKLIKAGGKLHDAKIFIDDTPSITIMELRSKARRLKAEHNIGLIVIDYLQLMRGGANPESRQQEISEISRSLKGLAKELSIPVIALSQLNRGLEQRSDKRPMMSDLRESGAIEQDADIIMFVYREEVYEKDKEDLKGKAEVIIGKHRSGPTGTVHLAFRGEFTRFENLSSRDDY from the coding sequence ATGAACGCAACGGACATGAGAAAATTGCCCCCGCAGAGCATTGAGGCGGAGATGTCCATCCTGGGGGGGATCCTGGTGGACAACGAGGCGATCAACCGCGTCCTCGAGATCCTGGTGCCGGACGACCTGTACCGGGAGAGCCACCGGAAGATCCTGCGCGCCATGATCGAGTTGAACGAGCGCGGGGAGCCGTGCGACCTGATCACCATGACCACGATCCTCAGGAAGAAGGGGGAGCTGGAAGAGGTCGGCGGCGGGGCCTACCTGGCGACGCTGGTGGACTTCGTCCCCATGGCGGCCAACATCTCCTACTACTGCAAGATCGTGAAGGAGAAGTGGCTCACCAGGAAGCTCATCTCCGCCGCGACCGACATCGTCAGCAAGGGGTTCGAGGACAAGGTCGACACCGAGGAACTCCTCGACGCGGCCCAAAAGGTGATCTTCGAGATCTCCGAGAACAAGATCCGCCCCGCCTACTACCAGGTGAGCGACATCCTCAAGGACACCATCAAGAACATCGAGCTCCTCTACGAGAAGAAGGAGCTGGTGACCGGCGTCCCGACGGGGTACACGGACCTGGACAAACTCACCGCCGGTTTCCACGCCGGCGACCTGGTCATCATCGCCGGGCGCCCGGCGATGGGAAAGACCACCTTCGCCCTCAACGTGGCCCAGTACGCGGCCATCGACGCCGACCAAGCCTACCCCGCCGCCGTGTTCTCGCTGGAGATGCCCAAGGAGCAGCTGGTGGAGAGGCTCCTTTGCTCCGTGGCGAAGGTCGACCTGAGTCGACTCAGAAGCGGTCACCTGGTGGAGAACGACTGGCCCAAGCTGATCAAGGCCGGCGGCAAGCTGCACGACGCGAAGATCTTCATCGACGACACCCCTTCGATCACCATCATGGAGCTACGCTCCAAGGCGAGGCGCCTGAAGGCGGAGCACAACATCGGGCTCATCGTCATCGACTACCTGCAGCTCATGCGCGGCGGTGCGAACCCCGAAAGCCGGCAGCAGGAGATCTCCGAGATCTCCCGGTCGCTCAAGGGACTCGCCAAGGAGCTGAGCATCCCGGTCATCGCCCTCTCGCAGCTAAACCGCGGACTGGAACAGCGCTCCGACAAGCGCCCGATGATGAGCGACTTGAGGGAATCCGGCGCCATCGAGCAGGACGCCGACATCATCATGTTCGTCTACCGCGAAGAGGTGTACGAGAAGGATAAAGAGGACCTCAAGGGTAAGGCTGAGGTCATCATCGGCAAGCACAGGAGCGGCCCGACCGGAACGGTTCATCTCGCCTTCCGCGGCGAGTTCACCCGCTTCGAGAACCTGAGCAGCCGCGACGATTACTAA
- the recO gene encoding DNA repair protein RecO codes for MRKAEAEGIVLRLTDFGEADRIVTFFTLEQGKLQGVARGAKRSKKRFAGALEAFAHLKLQLQLGGSLTTLSSADIVSIFPGIRADLVKIGCAAYACELVERLTPDEEPAPRLFRLLYCYLERLDQAPPSPSDRRFFAVNLLKILGYQPDLRVRGISEETARLLALAMQTGRFGAISFPEPLLREADLLLNPAIDLHLDRELRSLAFLKEVGG; via the coding sequence ATGCGAAAAGCCGAGGCAGAGGGCATAGTGCTGCGGCTCACCGACTTCGGTGAGGCCGACCGGATCGTCACCTTCTTCACCCTGGAACAGGGGAAGCTGCAGGGGGTGGCGCGCGGGGCCAAGCGGAGCAAGAAGCGCTTCGCCGGGGCCCTGGAGGCGTTCGCACACCTGAAGCTCCAGCTGCAGCTGGGAGGAAGCCTCACCACCCTCTCCTCAGCCGACATCGTCAGCATCTTCCCCGGCATCCGCGCCGACCTCGTCAAGATAGGATGCGCCGCATATGCCTGCGAACTGGTGGAGCGGCTCACCCCCGACGAGGAGCCGGCTCCCCGCCTGTTCCGCCTCTTGTACTGCTACCTGGAAAGGCTGGACCAGGCCCCCCCCTCCCCTTCGGACCGTCGCTTCTTCGCCGTGAACCTCCTCAAGATACTCGGTTACCAGCCCGACCTGCGGGTCAGGGGGATCTCGGAGGAGACCGCCCGCCTGCTGGCGCTCGCCATGCAGACCGGACGCTTCGGCGCCATATCGTTCCCCGAGCCGCTGCTTCGAGAGGCGGACCTCCTTTTGAACCCCGCCATCGACCTGCACCTGGACCGGGAACTGAGGTCGCTCGCCTTTTTGAAGGAGGTCGGGGGGTAG
- a CDS encoding dihydrofolate reductase — protein MMIISTIAAMSDNRVIGADGRLPWNIPSDLTRFRSITMGHAVIMGRKTYESIGQPLVGRRNIVLTRRGSQIEGCEIARNLHAAIAAAEGEEEVFICGGGEVFEEALPLCQRVYLTIVHGNYQGDVLFPELPAGFVELHREEFPDTTPPSSFVVMEKVERVEAGVDAQQLRRKGREALNRQLFFLARRCFEQAQTLEENPETASDLAFSLIKSGGEARQAREMAEKALWQEPKNIRIILNTGRVLILSGDKSKGLDTLRKGVKAGGGPEFLAELARCGTRKLQPIKSLPRSHPLNRYLGLMLHRMNLK, from the coding sequence ATGATGATCATCTCGACCATAGCGGCCATGTCTGACAACAGGGTAATCGGGGCGGACGGCAGGCTCCCCTGGAATATCCCCTCCGACCTGACGCGCTTTCGCTCCATCACCATGGGGCATGCCGTCATCATGGGGAGGAAGACCTACGAGTCGATAGGGCAGCCCCTCGTCGGGCGCCGCAACATCGTGCTCACTAGGAGGGGGTCGCAGATCGAGGGGTGCGAGATCGCCCGCAACCTCCACGCGGCTATCGCCGCGGCTGAGGGCGAGGAGGAGGTCTTCATCTGCGGCGGCGGCGAAGTCTTCGAGGAGGCGCTGCCGCTTTGCCAGAGGGTCTACCTGACCATCGTCCACGGCAACTACCAGGGGGACGTCTTATTCCCCGAGCTGCCTGCCGGGTTCGTCGAGCTGCACCGGGAGGAATTCCCAGACACCACCCCCCCTTCCTCCTTCGTGGTCATGGAGAAGGTGGAACGGGTCGAGGCGGGGGTGGACGCCCAGCAGCTGCGCCGCAAGGGACGGGAGGCGCTGAACCGCCAGCTCTTCTTCCTCGCCCGGCGCTGCTTCGAACAGGCACAGACGCTAGAGGAGAACCCGGAAACCGCCTCCGACCTGGCCTTCAGCCTGATCAAAAGCGGCGGCGAAGCGCGCCAGGCGCGGGAAATGGCGGAAAAGGCGCTGTGGCAAGAGCCCAAGAACATCCGCATCATCCTCAACACCGGCAGGGTGCTGATCCTCTCCGGCGACAAGAGCAAGGGTCTCGACACGCTGCGCAAGGGGGTAAAGGCGGGAGGCGGCCCGGAGTTCCTGGCCGAGCTGGCGCGCTGCGGCACCAGGAAGCTCCAGCCCATCAAGTCCCTGCCGAGAAGCCACCCGCTGAACCGGTACCTGGGGCTCATGCTGCACCGGATGAACCTCAAGTAG
- a CDS encoding SIR2 family NAD-dependent protein deacylase, with product MDLSRSFEQAAEIVAQAQALVVTAGAGMGVDSGLPDFRGDQGFWTAYPLYRRLGISFVDAANPEHFERDPSFGWGFYGHRTNLYRETVPHPGFQQLLQWAERYRLDCFVATSNVDGQFQKAGFAADAVLEFHGSIHHLQCTRPCSNTIWENREQFRIDTETMRADRVPLCPRCGAAARPNILMFGDYGWISDRTGRQQERFRQFLSRVGQGRIVVVELGAGTAIPTVRAASERIGALAKARVIRINPREPQIHAPHLSLPCGALEGVQGIEEMLRRR from the coding sequence ATGGATCTCTCGAGGAGTTTCGAACAGGCAGCGGAAATCGTGGCGCAGGCCCAGGCGCTGGTTGTGACCGCCGGAGCCGGCATGGGGGTCGATTCGGGACTCCCAGACTTCCGCGGCGACCAGGGGTTCTGGACCGCGTATCCCCTGTACCGAAGGCTCGGCATCAGTTTCGTCGACGCGGCAAACCCTGAACATTTCGAGCGCGATCCCAGCTTCGGCTGGGGGTTCTATGGCCACCGCACCAACCTCTACCGGGAGACGGTCCCGCACCCGGGTTTCCAGCAGCTGCTCCAGTGGGCCGAACGCTACCGGCTCGATTGCTTCGTCGCCACCTCGAACGTGGACGGCCAGTTCCAGAAGGCCGGTTTCGCCGCAGACGCGGTGCTGGAATTCCACGGCTCGATCCATCACCTCCAGTGCACCCGCCCCTGCAGCAACACCATCTGGGAAAACCGGGAACAATTCCGGATCGACACCGAGACCATGCGGGCCGACCGGGTACCGCTTTGTCCCCGCTGCGGTGCGGCCGCACGCCCCAACATCCTCATGTTCGGCGATTACGGCTGGATCTCAGACCGCACCGGGCGCCAGCAGGAGCGCTTCCGGCAGTTCCTCTCCCGTGTCGGCCAAGGCAGGATCGTGGTGGTGGAGCTGGGAGCCGGGACCGCCATCCCCACCGTGCGCGCCGCCAGCGAGAGGATCGGCGCCCTGGCAAAGGCGCGCGTCATCAGGATCAACCCGCGCGAGCCGCAGATACACGCGCCGCACCTCTCCCTTCCCTGTGGCGCCCTGGAAGGGGTGCAAGGGATCGAAGAGATGCTCCGCCGCCGTTAA
- a CDS encoding response regulator — protein MASKVLLVDDVSMFIELEKDYLQLSAVTVLTARDGEEALRICRLERPELVFMDLHMPLMNGADCCREIKRDQRLSTAVILITSEGKEEDRQLCLRAGCDGFLTKPLDRHAFLEAARKLLPAIDRRDRRVNCRFNAKFRAFGLTLSGFASNLSQNGMYVAADADLEEDAVVELIFALPEPFGTIIQTRARIAWQNSSKNRKKPALPPGFGVEFLFISEDEREQIGRFVDSLDKVSARV, from the coding sequence GTGGCAAGCAAGGTTCTGCTCGTTGACGACGTGAGCATGTTCATCGAACTGGAGAAGGACTACCTGCAGCTCTCAGCCGTCACTGTCTTGACCGCGCGCGACGGCGAGGAGGCGCTCAGGATCTGCCGTCTGGAGCGGCCGGAACTAGTCTTCATGGACCTGCACATGCCGCTCATGAACGGGGCCGACTGCTGCCGGGAGATCAAGCGGGACCAAAGGCTGTCGACCGCCGTCATCCTGATCACCTCCGAGGGGAAGGAGGAGGACCGGCAACTCTGCCTTCGGGCCGGGTGCGACGGCTTCCTCACCAAGCCCCTGGACCGCCACGCGTTCCTCGAGGCGGCCCGCAAGCTACTCCCCGCCATCGACCGGCGCGACCGGAGGGTGAACTGCCGCTTCAACGCCAAGTTCCGCGCCTTCGGCCTCACCCTTTCGGGGTTCGCCTCCAACCTGAGCCAGAACGGCATGTACGTCGCCGCCGACGCGGATCTGGAGGAAGATGCCGTGGTAGAGCTGATCTTCGCCCTCCCCGAGCCCTTCGGTACCATCATCCAGACCAGGGCGCGCATCGCCTGGCAGAACAGCTCCAAAAACAGGAAGAAACCGGCGCTGCCGCCTGGCTTCGGCGTGGAGTTCCTCTTCATCTCCGAAGACGAAAGGGAGCAGATCGGCCGCTTCGTCGACAGCCTGGATAAGGTCAGCGCACGAGTTTAG
- a CDS encoding two-component system sensor histidine kinase NtrB has protein sequence MPEKLESYYANVIDSVGDGVIVLDNQGAVTLINPAAEELAGVSRRQAMGVLFSEIFKGEGPLNDMVAKTVETGMSVSDHENIVLKRGGKLLPVGASTSPLLSACGERIGTILLLRDLTNVRELESAVRQADRLSALGALAAGLAHEIKNPLGGIKGAAQLLELEFPDNEDLREYIRVMLKEVQRVNVIVEELLALASPGRLKLTKVNLHRVLSDIVLLQKNASEGKEVYLQQYFDPSIPPILGDEALLTQLFLNLIKNALEAVGNGGVVKVTSRVLSDYSMTQKGERRARMVAIDIADNGPGIDAEVLENMFTPFFTTKSQGTGLGLAICQKIVSEHRGMIKVDSDAGRGTVFTVMLPLVQ, from the coding sequence ATGCCTGAGAAACTGGAGAGTTACTACGCGAACGTGATCGACAGCGTGGGTGACGGCGTCATCGTCCTCGACAACCAGGGAGCCGTGACGCTGATCAACCCCGCCGCCGAGGAACTGGCCGGCGTTTCCCGCCGCCAGGCCATGGGCGTTCTCTTCAGCGAGATCTTCAAAGGGGAAGGTCCTCTGAACGACATGGTCGCCAAGACCGTGGAGACCGGGATGTCGGTCTCAGACCACGAGAACATCGTGCTCAAGCGCGGGGGAAAGCTCCTCCCGGTCGGCGCCAGCACCTCGCCGCTTTTAAGCGCGTGCGGCGAGCGCATCGGCACCATCCTCCTATTGCGCGACCTGACCAACGTGCGCGAGCTCGAGTCGGCCGTGCGCCAGGCGGACCGCCTCTCGGCGCTGGGCGCGCTTGCCGCGGGGCTCGCCCACGAGATCAAGAACCCGCTCGGTGGGATCAAGGGGGCGGCGCAGCTCCTCGAACTGGAATTCCCCGACAACGAGGACCTGCGCGAGTACATCCGGGTGATGCTGAAGGAGGTGCAGCGGGTCAACGTCATCGTCGAGGAGCTCCTCGCGCTCGCCTCACCGGGGCGCCTGAAGCTCACCAAGGTGAACCTGCACCGGGTCCTCTCCGACATCGTCCTGCTGCAGAAAAACGCGAGCGAGGGGAAAGAGGTCTACCTGCAGCAGTACTTCGACCCGAGCATCCCGCCCATCCTTGGGGACGAGGCGCTTTTGACCCAGCTCTTCCTGAACCTGATCAAGAACGCCCTGGAGGCGGTGGGAAACGGCGGCGTGGTCAAGGTGACCAGCCGGGTGCTGTCGGACTACAGCATGACCCAGAAGGGGGAGCGGCGGGCCCGCATGGTCGCCATCGACATCGCCGACAACGGCCCGGGGATCGATGCCGAGGTGCTGGAGAACATGTTCACCCCTTTCTTCACTACCAAGTCGCAGGGGACCGGGTTGGGCCTTGCCATCTGTCAGAAGATCGTTTCCGAGCATCGCGGCATGATCAAGGTCGATTCCGACGCCGGGCGCGGCACCGTCTTCACGGTCATGCTGCCGCTGGTGCAATAA